One window of the Elusimicrobiaceae bacterium genome contains the following:
- a CDS encoding bifunctional oligoribonuclease/PAP phosphatase NrnA, protein MNKYDSFQQVWQAIEKGQSFFVAGHLNPDGDSLGCTLAVCSLLERLGKEAYAYASPAIGKDLLFLPGLSKIHVNELPPKPQFDTVILLECSDRQRGGDLECVLQNAKTLINIDHHLVSDAYGDLNHIDSTASSTAEIIFQLFEANEDGLLPTTDEATCLYTGVVTDTGRFLHTNTTAEALRVASALVALGADVNKINQVIYFTKSYTELKLLGRALEKMQLLFQNKYSQIILAQSDFELFNAVPSQTQGIVSQPTMIPGVEVSALLKQEPDKVSVNLRSRNQIDVSAIAQHFGGGGHARAAGFKVSGKPVQIVAEELASVVKEALSNAH, encoded by the coding sequence ATGAATAAATACGATTCCTTTCAGCAGGTTTGGCAGGCCATTGAAAAAGGCCAAAGTTTCTTTGTCGCGGGACATTTAAACCCGGACGGAGATTCCTTAGGTTGCACCTTAGCGGTGTGTTCCTTGCTTGAGCGCTTGGGCAAAGAAGCCTATGCGTATGCCTCCCCTGCGATAGGAAAAGATTTACTCTTTTTACCCGGTCTTTCTAAAATTCACGTCAATGAACTCCCCCCCAAACCGCAGTTTGATACCGTTATTTTATTAGAATGTTCGGACCGTCAACGCGGTGGGGATTTAGAATGTGTGTTGCAAAACGCAAAAACGCTTATTAATATTGACCATCATTTAGTCAGCGATGCTTATGGCGACCTCAACCACATTGATTCTACTGCTTCTTCTACGGCGGAAATTATTTTTCAACTTTTTGAAGCCAATGAAGACGGCCTTTTGCCTACGACGGACGAGGCCACCTGCCTTTATACCGGTGTTGTCACCGATACGGGCCGCTTTTTGCACACCAATACCACTGCCGAAGCCTTACGCGTGGCCTCTGCGTTGGTCGCTTTGGGTGCTGATGTAAATAAAATTAACCAAGTCATTTACTTTACAAAATCCTATACAGAACTGAAACTGCTGGGACGCGCCTTGGAAAAAATGCAACTGCTTTTTCAAAATAAATATAGCCAAATCATTTTGGCCCAAAGTGATTTTGAATTATTTAATGCCGTTCCGTCTCAAACGCAAGGCATCGTCAGCCAACCCACCATGATTCCGGGTGTAGAGGTATCTGCTTTGCTTAAGCAAGAACCGGATAAAGTATCTGTCAATTTACGGTCCCGCAATCAAATAGACGTCAGCGCCATTGCTCAGCATTTCGGTGGCGGTGGGCATGCACGTGCGGCCGGATTTAAAGTCAGCGGAAAACCGGTGCAAATCGTAGCCGAAGAATTGGCCAGCGTTGTCAAAGAAGCCTTGTCCAATGCTCACTAA
- a CDS encoding MerR family transcriptional regulator, producing the protein MGFEEIEQKDYFSIGDVKRITGVPEYSVRYWEAEFGLIKPIRLESGHRRYTKNDVYTILKIKDLIYKQKLTLEGAKKQLTKYAPGGKIAEKKAGTDVKFLSEIKETLSQILKEC; encoded by the coding sequence ATGGGTTTTGAAGAAATCGAACAAAAAGATTATTTTAGCATCGGCGACGTAAAACGCATTACCGGTGTGCCGGAATATTCCGTACGCTACTGGGAGGCGGAGTTCGGCCTGATTAAACCCATTCGCTTAGAAAGCGGTCACCGCCGTTATACCAAAAACGATGTTTACACGATTTTGAAAATTAAAGACCTGATTTATAAGCAAAAATTAACACTGGAAGGTGCAAAAAAACAACTGACAAAATATGCACCCGGCGGAAAAATAGCAGAAAAAAAAGCAGGAACGGATGTGAAATTTCTCTCGGAAATTAAAGAAACCCTTTCACAAATCCTCAAAGAATGCTAA
- the ribF gene encoding riboflavin biosynthesis protein RibF → MTRKKLITIGTFDGVHLGHKALFAKLEQLSVQHQMKAHVLYFPYPPKSLLSEQPAMTVLSTPPEKKALLRKHLSCKIDELNFQMYREYTAEKFFKKVLLEKYNCGAILAGPDFSFGKNRQGNDEFLKSKCAQLGIPCEIMPFYNGEKGSKISSSLIRKTLAQGDIKTANALLGRPYSLEGRVIEGKKLGRKIGFPTINLDINFYKLLPLGVFAVKVRVGKNFYRGICNIGFRPTVNPIDSIIPLVEVHLLDFKRSIYGHRVEVFFYDKIRSESKFDGLDALKAQLAQDKDAACRLID, encoded by the coding sequence ATGACGCGTAAAAAACTTATTACTATCGGTACATTTGACGGAGTGCACTTGGGGCACAAGGCCCTGTTTGCCAAATTGGAGCAACTTTCTGTACAACATCAAATGAAGGCTCACGTTTTGTATTTTCCTTATCCGCCTAAAAGTTTACTCTCTGAACAGCCTGCCATGACGGTACTTTCTACTCCTCCTGAAAAAAAAGCTCTACTGAGAAAACATCTATCTTGCAAAATAGATGAACTGAATTTTCAAATGTACCGCGAATATACGGCAGAAAAATTTTTCAAAAAAGTATTGCTTGAAAAATATAATTGCGGAGCCATTTTGGCAGGACCCGATTTTTCTTTCGGCAAGAACAGACAGGGAAATGATGAATTTTTAAAAAGTAAATGTGCTCAGCTGGGGATTCCCTGTGAAATTATGCCCTTTTATAACGGCGAAAAAGGAAGTAAAATTTCTTCTTCTCTTATTCGGAAAACTCTGGCGCAAGGCGATATTAAAACCGCTAATGCCCTTTTGGGAAGGCCATATAGCCTTGAAGGACGTGTGATAGAAGGTAAAAAATTGGGCCGAAAAATCGGATTTCCGACAATTAACCTAGACATTAATTTTTATAAACTGCTGCCGTTGGGGGTGTTTGCCGTCAAAGTGCGTGTGGGAAAAAACTTTTATCGCGGTATTTGCAATATCGGTTTCCGCCCGACAGTCAATCCCATTGATTCTATTATTCCTTTGGTTGAAGTGCATTTGTTGGATTTTAAGCGTTCTATTTACGGCCACAGAGTGGAAGTGTTCTTTTACGATAAAATCCGCTCTGAGAGCAAATTTGACGGCTTAGATGCGCTGAAAGCACAACTTGCGCAAGACAAAGACGCCGCCTGCCGTTTAATTGATTAA
- the rbfA gene encoding 30S ribosome-binding factor RbfA, translating into MIDRIKRLETLFLQEINTIITKMTAAGSFGGFVTITAVHVSKDLTTAKVYFSVFGSPEDKKRTEEQLSLLRKEIGALLRHRLHLKRIPSFSFEYDNTPEQASRVESIFKVIEKEKEQDHE; encoded by the coding sequence ATGATCGATAGAATTAAACGTTTAGAAACCCTTTTCTTGCAGGAAATTAACACCATCATCACCAAGATGACGGCGGCGGGTAGTTTTGGCGGATTTGTGACGATTACGGCTGTCCATGTCTCTAAAGATTTAACCACCGCAAAGGTGTATTTTTCCGTCTTTGGAAGCCCCGAAGACAAGAAAAGAACCGAAGAACAACTTTCGCTATTGCGCAAAGAAATCGGTGCTTTATTGCGCCATCGCCTGCATTTGAAACGTATCCCGTCTTTCAGCTTTGAGTATGACAATACGCCTGAGCAGGCCAGCCGTGTGGAAAGCATTTTCAAAGTCATTGAAAAAGAAAAAGAACAAGACCATGAATAA
- the truB gene encoding tRNA pseudouridine(55) synthase TruB, whose amino-acid sequence MLTNPSGLLLIDKPQDFTSNDVVAIARRVLRTKCIGHSGTLDPMATGLLILLVERSATRLQEKFLKLPKVYRAELTLGVETDSWDAQGTVLHTEPVPPLTLEQIQSAAQTLTGTIRQQIPPVSAKKINGRKMYDLAREGTPVQDRFNTIEIFEWKDISFNGRDKITFTLHCSCGTYVRSLGLMLARALGTTGHLTALRRLSIGNFIVEKSFDGAKLKTTPREEIVKLLQEPIL is encoded by the coding sequence ATGCTCACTAATCCAAGCGGACTTTTGCTGATAGATAAACCCCAAGATTTCACCTCTAATGATGTGGTGGCCATTGCGCGGCGCGTCTTGCGTACCAAGTGCATTGGTCATAGCGGTACCTTAGACCCTATGGCAACGGGTCTTTTAATTTTACTGGTGGAACGCTCCGCCACGCGCCTGCAAGAGAAATTTTTAAAACTTCCCAAAGTATATCGCGCCGAGCTAACACTCGGAGTAGAAACCGACAGTTGGGACGCGCAAGGAACGGTGTTGCACACAGAGCCGGTCCCCCCTCTTACTTTAGAGCAAATCCAATCCGCCGCGCAAACTTTAACGGGGACAATACGCCAACAAATCCCCCCCGTCAGTGCCAAAAAAATCAACGGGCGCAAAATGTATGATTTGGCACGCGAAGGCACCCCTGTACAAGACCGCTTTAACACCATTGAAATTTTTGAATGGAAAGATATTTCTTTTAACGGCAGAGATAAAATTACTTTTACACTACATTGTTCTTGCGGCACCTATGTACGCTCTTTGGGGCTAATGTTGGCGCGTGCATTGGGCACTACGGGACATTTGACAGCCTTAAGACGTTTGAGTATTGGGAATTTCATCGTAGAAAAATCTTTTGACGGAGCCAAACTAAAAACCACACCGCGTGAAGAAATAGTAAAATTGCTACAGGAGCCTATTTTATGA